A genomic segment from Halogeometricum sp. S3BR5-2 encodes:
- a CDS encoding 60S ribosomal export protein NMD3, with protein sequence MSSGDFCPRCGDPVPEREEPLPGMPREKDAVLCDACYFEDFDLVDAPERIEVRVCSQCGAVHKGNRWVDVGAQDYTDVAVEEVSEALGVHLSAEDVRWGVEPEQVDENNIRMHCTFSGVVRGTHVEETVTVPVMISRQTCKRCGRIAGGYYASIVQVRGTDRDPTDEEERRAVEIAESYIAERQETGDRNAFISEITPSGDGPDIKISTNQMGGGIAKHIVRELGGSFEEYPTLVTEDGDGNEVYRVTYAVRLPKFTPGEVIDTDDEEGPVLVRSVRGNLKGVRLDSGEDYEARFEEGETPEARRLGTVEDAVETTVVTVEDDNAVQVLDPETYESKTIARPSYFDSDAESVPVLKSRAGLHILPTEAVESDDETEE encoded by the coding sequence ATGAGTTCAGGCGACTTCTGTCCGCGGTGCGGCGACCCGGTGCCGGAGCGTGAGGAACCGCTCCCCGGGATGCCGCGCGAGAAGGACGCGGTGCTCTGCGACGCGTGTTACTTCGAGGATTTCGACCTCGTGGACGCGCCGGAGCGAATCGAGGTTCGCGTCTGCTCGCAGTGCGGTGCGGTCCACAAGGGGAACCGTTGGGTGGACGTCGGCGCCCAGGACTACACCGACGTGGCCGTCGAGGAAGTCTCGGAGGCTCTGGGCGTCCACCTGAGCGCCGAGGACGTCCGCTGGGGGGTCGAACCCGAGCAGGTCGACGAGAACAACATCCGGATGCACTGCACGTTCTCCGGCGTCGTCCGCGGGACGCACGTCGAGGAGACTGTGACGGTGCCGGTCATGATTTCCAGACAGACCTGCAAGCGGTGCGGTCGCATCGCCGGCGGCTACTACGCCAGCATCGTCCAGGTACGCGGGACGGACCGCGACCCCACCGACGAGGAGGAGCGACGCGCCGTCGAGATAGCGGAGTCCTACATCGCCGAAAGACAGGAGACCGGCGACAGGAACGCCTTCATCTCGGAGATAACGCCGTCGGGCGACGGCCCGGACATCAAGATATCGACGAACCAGATGGGCGGCGGCATCGCGAAACATATCGTCCGCGAACTGGGCGGGAGTTTCGAGGAGTATCCCACGCTGGTCACCGAGGACGGCGACGGCAACGAGGTGTACCGCGTCACGTACGCCGTCCGCCTGCCCAAGTTCACGCCGGGCGAGGTGATAGACACCGACGACGAGGAGGGCCCCGTCCTCGTGCGGAGCGTCCGCGGGAACCTGAAGGGCGTCCGCCTCGACAGCGGCGAGGACTACGAGGCGCGCTTCGAGGAGGGCGAGACGCCCGAGGCGCGTCGACTGGGAACCGTCGAAGACGCCGTGGAGACGACCGTCGTCACCGTCGAGGACGACAACGCGGTACAGGTGCTCGACCCCGAGACGTACGAGTCGAAGACCATCGCGCGGCCGTCGTACTTCGACAGCGACGCGGAGTCGGTCCCCGTGCTCAAGAGTCGCGCGGGACTCCACATTCTCCCGACCGAGGCCGTCGAGTCGGACGACGAAACCGAGGAGTAA
- a CDS encoding DUF7317 family protein has translation MHTHALTTAMTLYQSGTLTLSQAATRAGRSEAELMAALHQHGIELHDEADVTAATADAPVRAD, from the coding sequence ATGCACACACACGCGCTGACGACGGCGATGACGCTGTATCAAAGCGGAACGCTGACGCTCTCACAGGCCGCGACCCGCGCGGGTCGCTCGGAGGCGGAGCTAATGGCCGCCCTCCACCAGCACGGTATCGAACTGCACGACGAGGCGGACGTGACCGCCGCGACGGCGGACGCGCCCGTCCGAGCGGACTGA